Proteins encoded within one genomic window of Candidatus Methylomirabilota bacterium:
- a CDS encoding thiazole synthase, producing MYDTPLVIGGKEFTSRLIVGTGKYSSLDVMRQAHEESGAEIVTVAIRRVSLPGTGESILDHIDAKRFTLLPNTAGCYTADEAVRTAYLAREAGLGELVKLEVIGDSRTLFPDVQGLLEATKTLAREGFVVMPYTSDDPVTAKKLEDAGAAVVMPLAAPIGSGLGIRNPYNLKIILETVSIPVIVDAGVGTASDAAVAMEIGCDGVLMNTAIAGARDPVAMARAMRLAVEAGRLAYKAGRIGKKLYASASSPLEGVPDWTS from the coding sequence ATGTACGACACGCCACTGGTCATCGGAGGCAAGGAGTTCACGTCGCGCCTGATCGTCGGGACGGGGAAGTACTCGTCGCTCGACGTCATGCGGCAGGCCCACGAGGAGTCCGGCGCCGAGATCGTGACGGTGGCCATCCGGCGGGTGAGCCTGCCCGGCACCGGCGAGTCGATCCTGGACCACATCGACGCCAAGCGGTTCACGCTGCTCCCGAACACCGCCGGCTGCTACACGGCCGACGAGGCGGTGCGCACCGCCTACCTGGCGCGCGAGGCCGGACTGGGCGAGCTGGTCAAGCTCGAGGTCATCGGCGACTCGCGCACGCTCTTCCCCGACGTGCAGGGGCTGCTGGAGGCCACCAAGACGCTCGCCCGCGAGGGCTTCGTGGTGATGCCGTACACCAGCGACGATCCCGTCACGGCCAAGAAGCTCGAGGACGCGGGGGCGGCGGTGGTCATGCCGCTGGCGGCGCCGATCGGCTCGGGGCTGGGCATCCGCAACCCGTACAACCTCAAGATCATCTTGGAGACGGTGTCGATTCCCGTGATCGTGGACGCCGGTGTGGGGACCGCCTCCGACGCCGCGGTGGCGATGGAGATCGGGTGCGACGGTGTCCTCATGAACACCGCGATCGCCGGCGCCCGCGACCCGGTGGCCATGGCCCGGGCCATGCGCCTGGCGGTCGAGGCGGGCCGCCTGGCGTACAAGGCGGGCCGGATCGGCAAGAAGCTCTACGCCTCGGCGTCCTCGCCGCTCGAAGGCGTGCCCGATTGGACCAGCTGA
- a CDS encoding aspartate/glutamate racemase family protein yields the protein MAAGRVRGGFNQYGFAVGILMLDTRFPRIVGDMGHAATFDFPVRYHRVAGAGPDRVVRRGAEGLLPAFIEGARQLEREGVGAVTTNCGFLVKFQREMAAAVSVPVFTSSLLLVPLVRRMLAPGRSVGILTVNAATLTPEHLDGAGITRDIPSVVAGLETGKEFTRVLLDDELELDVDAAREEHVRVARRLVAEHPEVGAIVLECTNMPPYAADIQRETARPVFDIVSLVRMVQRALSAGLPPRPV from the coding sequence ATGGCGGCCGGGCGGGTCCGCGGCGGCTTCAACCAGTACGGCTTCGCCGTCGGCATCCTCATGCTCGACACGCGCTTTCCCCGCATCGTCGGTGACATGGGCCACGCCGCCACCTTCGACTTCCCGGTGCGCTACCATCGCGTCGCCGGCGCCGGCCCCGATCGCGTCGTCCGTCGCGGTGCCGAGGGGCTCCTGCCGGCGTTCATCGAGGGGGCCCGGCAGCTCGAGCGCGAGGGCGTCGGCGCGGTCACGACCAACTGCGGGTTTCTCGTGAAGTTCCAGCGGGAGATGGCCGCCGCCGTCTCGGTGCCCGTGTTCACGTCGAGCCTTCTGCTGGTTCCGCTGGTGCGCCGGATGCTGGCGCCCGGCCGGAGCGTGGGCATCCTGACCGTCAACGCCGCCACCCTCACGCCGGAGCACCTCGACGGTGCCGGGATCACCCGCGACATTCCGAGCGTGGTGGCGGGCCTGGAGACGGGGAAGGAGTTTACCCGCGTGCTCCTCGACGACGAGCTGGAGCTGGACGTGGACGCCGCGCGGGAGGAGCACGTCCGGGTCGCGCGACGCCTCGTCGCCGAGCATCCCGAGGTCGGCGCCATCGTCCTCGAGTGCACCAACATGCCTCCCTACGCCGCCGACATCCAGCGGGAGACCGCCCGGCCCGTCTTCGACATCGTGTCGCTCGTCCGGATGGTCCAGCGGGCGCTCAGCGCCGGGCTGCCACCCCGCCCGGTGTGA
- the thiE gene encoding thiamine phosphate synthase gives MDQLRLCLVTDRAQTGGRDLIAVVRDCLAAGLPAVQLREKDLGAEALAGLGRALRALTSARGALLIVNDRLDVALAVGADGVQRTSTSLPVADIRAIADKRLGIGASVHSREEAIAAAEAGADWVVFGPIYDTPSKRHYGPPQGLGALERVASALDIPLIAIGGITPERVRDVRRSGATGVAAISAILAASSPADATRRFLDALAAI, from the coding sequence TTGGACCAGCTGAGACTCTGCCTCGTCACGGACCGCGCTCAGACCGGCGGGCGGGATCTCATCGCCGTCGTTCGTGACTGCCTGGCCGCCGGGCTTCCCGCGGTCCAGCTCCGCGAGAAGGACCTGGGTGCCGAGGCCCTGGCGGGTCTGGGCCGCGCCCTCCGCGCCCTGACTTCCGCCCGCGGCGCCCTCCTGATCGTCAACGACCGCCTGGACGTGGCGCTGGCCGTCGGTGCCGACGGCGTCCAGCGGACGTCGACCTCGCTGCCCGTCGCCGACATCCGGGCGATCGCCGACAAGCGGCTCGGCATCGGCGCCTCGGTGCACTCGCGCGAGGAGGCGATCGCCGCCGCGGAGGCGGGCGCCGACTGGGTCGTCTTCGGGCCGATCTACGACACGCCCTCCAAGCGCCACTACGGCCCGCCCCAGGGGCTCGGCGCCCTCGAGCGCGTGGCCAGCGCGCTCGACATCCCCCTGATCGCGATCGGCGGGATCACTCCCGAGCGGGTGCGTGACGTCCGGCGATCGGGAGCGACCGGCGTCGCCGCCATCTCGGCCATCCTGGCCGCCTCCTCGCCGGCCGACGCGACCCGGCGCTTCCTCGACGCCCTGGCCGCCATCTGA
- a CDS encoding 7-carboxy-7-deazaguanine synthase QueE: MRTTADVTLRVSEVFASLQGEGPSAGVPSVFVRLQGCGVGCVWCDTKYSWDSRRGRAVTLDVLLAEVKAAGPQNVVVTGGEPLESPAFAPLIDGLKGLGLRVEVETAGTEVPPAVDVDQWNVSLKLAHSGVPEPRRLRPEAIARFRDLGAWFKFVVGEERDVDEVRSLQARYGLPSERIVLMPLGMRREEQVAMMPVVVEWCRRHGFRFSPRLHILIWGPKRGV, translated from the coding sequence GTGAGGACCACCGCTGACGTCACCCTCCGCGTGAGCGAGGTCTTCGCCTCCCTGCAGGGCGAGGGGCCCTCGGCGGGCGTGCCGTCGGTGTTCGTGCGCCTGCAGGGCTGCGGGGTGGGCTGCGTGTGGTGCGACACGAAGTACTCGTGGGATTCCCGGCGCGGGCGCGCCGTCACGCTGGATGTGCTCCTCGCCGAGGTCAAGGCGGCCGGCCCCCAGAACGTCGTCGTGACCGGCGGGGAGCCGCTGGAGAGTCCAGCCTTCGCACCGCTAATCGACGGTCTCAAGGGGCTGGGCCTGCGCGTCGAGGTGGAAACCGCGGGGACCGAGGTGCCACCCGCGGTCGACGTCGATCAGTGGAACGTGTCGCTCAAGCTCGCCCACTCCGGAGTGCCCGAGCCGCGACGTCTGAGACCCGAGGCAATCGCGAGGTTTCGGGACTTGGGTGCCTGGTTCAAGTTCGTCGTGGGCGAAGAGCGCGACGTCGATGAGGTGCGCTCGCTCCAGGCCCGATATGGGCTGCCGTCCGAGCGCATCGTGCTGATGCCGCTGGGGATGCGGCGCGAGGAGCAGGTCGCCATGATGCCCGTCGTCGTCGAGTGGTGCCGGCGCCACGGCTTCCGGTTCTCCCCGCGCTTGCACATCCTGATCTGGGGCCCCAAGCGCGGTGTCTAG
- the mutT gene encoding 8-oxo-dGTP diphosphatase MutT → MAAPEHQDAIVEVAAALIRDETGRYLITRRVAGSHLAGLWEFPGGKREPGETLEACLRRELVEELGADFTVGEKVETVRWRYPDKTVVLHFYRCRLCGGQIEPREQQVCAWVEPAHLAEYDFPPADRALVERLRA, encoded by the coding sequence ATGGCCGCGCCTGAGCACCAGGACGCGATCGTCGAGGTCGCGGCGGCCCTCATTCGGGACGAGACGGGACGTTACCTCATCACCCGTCGCGTCGCGGGCTCCCATCTGGCGGGGCTCTGGGAGTTCCCCGGCGGCAAGCGCGAGCCGGGCGAGACGCTGGAGGCGTGCCTCAGGCGGGAGCTCGTCGAGGAGCTGGGGGCCGACTTCACGGTCGGTGAGAAGGTCGAAACCGTAAGGTGGCGATATCCAGATAAAACCGTCGTCCTCCACTTCTACCGCTGCCGGCTGTGCGGAGGGCAGATCGAGCCGCGGGAGCAGCAGGTATGCGCCTGGGTCGAGCCGGCTCACCTGGCCGAATACGACTTCCCTCCGGCGGACCGCGCGCTCGTCGAGCGGCTGCGCGCGTAG
- a CDS encoding A/G-specific adenine glycosylase, giving the protein MLTPDDRTRRSFQRRLLAWYAKHGRDLPWRRTRDPYRVLVSEIMLQQTQVERVIPKYHQFLQRYPTIDSLAAARVGEVRRLWYPLGYNIRPVRLHWIARETVARYGGRLPDSAERLRALPGIGPYTAGAILAFAHGRDAAVLDTNVRRVFTRVFLGPRRAGRVRGQRAFWDLAAALVPPGRAYDFNQALMDFGATWCTPRRPRCPRCPMKSICASYPFDGPTHGRA; this is encoded by the coding sequence GTGCTGACGCCGGACGACCGCACGCGACGCAGCTTCCAGCGGCGTCTGCTCGCGTGGTACGCGAAGCACGGCCGCGATCTTCCCTGGCGCCGCACGCGTGACCCGTACCGGGTGCTCGTCTCCGAGATCATGCTGCAGCAGACGCAGGTGGAGCGGGTGATCCCGAAGTACCACCAGTTCCTCCAGCGCTACCCCACGATCGACAGCCTCGCCGCCGCGCGGGTCGGCGAGGTGCGCCGGCTCTGGTATCCGCTCGGCTACAACATCCGCCCGGTCCGCCTGCACTGGATCGCGCGCGAGACGGTGGCCCGCTACGGCGGGCGTCTGCCCGACAGCGCGGAGCGCCTGCGCGCGCTGCCCGGCATCGGCCCTTACACGGCGGGGGCGATCCTGGCCTTCGCCCACGGGCGGGACGCGGCGGTGCTCGACACCAACGTTCGCCGCGTGTTCACGCGCGTCTTCCTGGGACCGCGCCGCGCGGGCCGGGTGCGGGGGCAAAGGGCCTTCTGGGATCTCGCCGCCGCGCTCGTCCCGCCCGGCCGCGCCTACGACTTCAACCAGGCGCTGATGGACTTCGGGGCCACCTGGTGCACCCCGCGCAGGCCCCGATGCCCGCGCTGTCCCATGAAGAGCATCTGCGCCAGCTATCCCTTCGACGGCCCGACCCATGGCCGCGCCTGA
- a CDS encoding ABATE domain-containing protein has product MALCLDFANTVRRGPTPRDQLSRYADLVAWARRGGALTDAEARRLLGAARRRAAAATAALRRGRALREAIYRLLSAVADRRPARAADLATVNAAVAGALALSRLGARGGAFAWDWAGDRDALDRPLWPVARSAGELLTSGDLVAVRECAAPGCTRLFVDRSRNRTRRWCDMAVCGNRAKARRYYARSRSTSARSAGGKSYSAR; this is encoded by the coding sequence ATGGCCCTCTGCCTGGACTTCGCCAACACCGTCCGCCGGGGCCCCACCCCGCGCGACCAGCTGAGCCGCTACGCGGATCTCGTCGCCTGGGCCCGCCGGGGCGGCGCGCTCACCGACGCCGAGGCGCGCAGGCTTCTCGGGGCGGCCCGGCGCCGGGCGGCGGCGGCCACCGCCGCCCTCCGGCGCGGCCGGGCGCTGCGGGAAGCGATCTACCGGCTGCTCTCCGCCGTCGCCGACCGGCGGCCTGCGCGCGCCGCCGATCTGGCGACGGTCAACGCCGCCGTCGCCGGCGCGCTGGCGCTCTCGCGCCTCGGCGCTCGCGGCGGGGCATTTGCCTGGGACTGGGCGGGGGATCGCGATGCGCTCGACCGCCCGCTGTGGCCGGTGGCCCGCTCGGCGGGCGAGCTCCTGACCTCGGGCGATCTGGTCGCGGTGCGGGAGTGCGCGGCACCCGGCTGCACGCGGCTCTTCGTCGACCGCAGCCGCAACCGCACGCGGCGTTGGTGCGACATGGCCGTGTGCGGCAACCGCGCCAAGGCGCGCCGGTACTACGCGCGCAGCCGCTCGACGAGCGCGCGGTCCGCCGGAGGGAAGTCGTATTCGGCCAGGTGA
- a CDS encoding aminomethyltransferase family protein produces the protein MSRLPLHDLHASAGATFAAPGGAELPLHYGDAAAEYAAVRQRVGLIDRSAAGVLEVRGRDRAAFLHAMLSNDIKSLSAGRGCAATFLDVHGKVQVVLFVWLLDDRILLVTPPAAADKAMQDLDKYLFSEKASFRDATGELSLLMLAGPDAPAVARRLTGASVPPEAWSHVTARLEGIDVRLVRGGAETGEPEVWVVVSAGEGARVWQALVGAGPRPVGLVARESLRLEAGTPLYGHDVDPSVLLPEIPSANLVSYTKGCYIGQEVVVRIRDRGHVNRHLRGLLLDGETVPSPGAAVLAGESEIGRVTSATWSFGLKRPIALGFLRRQHAEPGTPVAVRSADRTTPATVSALPFTR, from the coding sequence GTGAGCCGCCTTCCGCTTCACGATCTCCACGCTTCTGCCGGGGCCACGTTCGCCGCGCCCGGCGGTGCCGAGCTGCCGCTGCACTACGGCGACGCCGCGGCCGAGTACGCGGCGGTCCGCCAGAGGGTAGGGCTCATCGACCGCAGCGCCGCCGGCGTCCTGGAGGTCAGGGGGCGCGACCGCGCCGCGTTCCTGCACGCGATGCTCAGCAACGACATCAAGTCGCTGAGCGCCGGGCGCGGATGCGCGGCGACCTTCCTGGACGTGCACGGCAAGGTGCAGGTCGTGCTCTTCGTCTGGCTCCTGGACGACCGGATCCTCCTGGTCACCCCGCCGGCGGCGGCGGACAAGGCGATGCAGGACCTGGACAAGTACCTCTTCTCCGAGAAGGCCTCCTTCCGAGATGCGACGGGGGAGCTGTCGCTGCTGATGCTGGCCGGTCCCGACGCTCCGGCCGTGGCTCGGCGCCTGACCGGCGCCTCCGTCCCCCCTGAGGCGTGGTCGCACGTGACGGCGAGGCTCGAGGGGATCGATGTCCGCCTGGTCCGCGGCGGCGCTGAGACCGGCGAGCCGGAGGTCTGGGTCGTGGTGTCGGCGGGCGAGGGGGCGCGCGTATGGCAGGCGCTCGTCGGCGCGGGGCCGCGGCCGGTCGGGCTCGTCGCCCGCGAGTCGCTGCGCCTCGAGGCCGGCACGCCGCTCTACGGCCACGACGTGGACCCGTCGGTGCTGCTCCCGGAAATTCCCTCGGCGAACCTCGTGTCCTACACGAAGGGCTGCTATATCGGCCAGGAGGTCGTCGTCCGCATCCGCGATCGGGGTCACGTCAATCGCCACCTGCGCGGCCTCCTCCTCGACGGCGAGACGGTGCCGTCGCCCGGCGCCGCCGTCCTCGCCGGCGAGAGTGAGATCGGACGGGTGACGAGCGCCACCTGGTCCTTCGGGCTCAAGCGTCCTATCGCGCTCGGCTTCCTGCGGCGGCAGCACGCCGAGCCGGGCACCCCGGTCGCCGTCCGGTCGGCCGATCGAACGACGCCGGCCACGGTCTCGGCGCTCCCCTTCACGCGGTAA
- the thiS gene encoding sulfur carrier protein ThiS yields MKITVNGKPMDVTDGVSVEALLSQLGVKREYTAVAVNREVMPKSRYPETILKQGDRVEIVRPMGGG; encoded by the coding sequence ATGAAGATCACGGTGAACGGCAAGCCGATGGACGTCACCGACGGCGTCAGCGTCGAGGCGCTGCTGTCGCAGCTCGGGGTCAAGCGCGAGTACACGGCGGTGGCGGTGAACCGCGAGGTGATGCCGAAGAGCCGGTACCCCGAGACCATCCTAAAGCAAGGCGATCGGGTGGAGATCGTGCGCCCGATGGGGGGAGGGTAG
- the queC gene encoding 7-cyano-7-deazaguanine synthase QueC, which produces MSSAERRAVVLLSGGLDSTTAMAVARAEGFACYALTIDYGQRHRLELEAARRVAAALGARDHATLAIDLRSFGGSALTADLPLPTRRDPREMTDIPVTYVPARNTVFLSLALAWAETLGAENIVIGVNFLDYSGYPDCRPEFIGAFERMANLATKAGAEGRSHFRIHTPLIHLSKADIVRRAVELGVDLALTWSCYDPCQARPCGVCDACVLRRKGFAEVGIPDPLG; this is translated from the coding sequence GTGTCTAGCGCGGAGCGCCGGGCGGTTGTCTTGCTGAGTGGTGGCCTCGATTCGACGACGGCGATGGCCGTCGCTCGCGCGGAGGGCTTCGCCTGCTACGCCCTCACCATCGACTACGGCCAGCGCCATCGCCTCGAGCTGGAGGCCGCCCGGCGAGTCGCGGCCGCCCTGGGCGCCCGCGATCACGCGACGCTGGCGATCGATCTCCGGAGCTTCGGAGGCTCCGCGCTGACGGCGGATCTGCCGCTCCCCACCCGGCGCGATCCGCGCGAGATGACCGACATTCCGGTGACGTACGTCCCCGCTCGGAACACGGTCTTCCTCTCGCTTGCGCTCGCGTGGGCAGAGACGCTGGGCGCGGAGAACATCGTCATCGGGGTAAATTTTTTGGATTACTCCGGCTATCCCGATTGCCGGCCCGAGTTCATCGGGGCGTTCGAGCGGATGGCGAACCTCGCCACCAAGGCCGGCGCCGAGGGCCGGAGCCACTTCCGCATCCACACGCCGCTCATCCACTTGAGCAAGGCGGACATCGTGCGCCGCGCCGTCGAGCTCGGCGTCGATCTCGCGCTGACCTGGAGCTGCTACGACCCGTGTCAGGCACGCCCGTGCGGCGTCTGTGACGCGTGCGTCCTCCGGCGCAAAGGCTTCGCGGAGGTGGGGATCCCCGACCCCCTCGGCTAG
- a CDS encoding UPF0158 family protein yields MLLQRSGAERLKMGCSMFATARALVVASVLEQERSASPARVRELLFLRLYGADFSEDGRERIVAQLGRGEAERAVSVARRTVPVDWDDLEMALTANAAEWTCYLDARSGEVQMVPVDHLGEDDDWSSEEEIAAGLAAGHLIHVEPLGSSVEYGWMAEFASSVADPQLRDRLEVTLDGRSAFRRFKNVLAGHPAERERWFAFRDERLRGAASEWLAKREIEPTTSPPASR; encoded by the coding sequence ATGCTCCTGCAGCGCTCCGGCGCCGAACGGCTGAAAATGGGCTGTTCGATGTTCGCCACCGCGCGAGCGCTCGTGGTCGCATCCGTGCTGGAGCAGGAGCGATCCGCGTCGCCGGCCAGGGTGCGCGAGCTGCTGTTCTTGCGGCTATACGGCGCCGACTTCAGTGAAGACGGGCGTGAGAGAATTGTGGCGCAGCTCGGTCGGGGCGAAGCGGAGCGGGCGGTATCTGTGGCTCGGAGGACGGTGCCGGTGGACTGGGACGACCTGGAGATGGCGCTGACCGCGAACGCCGCCGAGTGGACCTGCTACCTCGACGCGCGCAGCGGCGAGGTGCAGATGGTCCCGGTCGACCACTTGGGTGAGGACGATGACTGGTCCTCGGAGGAGGAGATCGCCGCGGGGTTGGCAGCGGGACACCTTATCCACGTCGAGCCGCTCGGATCCTCGGTGGAGTACGGTTGGATGGCGGAGTTCGCTTCGTCGGTTGCTGACCCCCAGCTGCGCGACCGGCTGGAGGTCACCCTCGACGGCCGCAGCGCTTTTCGGCGGTTCAAGAACGTCTTGGCCGGGCATCCGGCCGAGCGCGAGCGCTGGTTTGCGTTTCGGGACGAGCGGCTGCGGGGAGCGGCAAGCGAGTGGTTGGCGAAGCGCGAGATCGAACCGACGACCTCGCCGCCGGCATCACGGTGA
- a CDS encoding 6-carboxytetrahydropterin synthase: MRISREFRFDAAHRILGHAGRCAWLLGHGYRLGVTVEATRLSARDMVMDFADLSAVVRAAGLDRWDHSTLLRRDDPLVASLTTVQAAAPERLVPFTENPTAEVLAREAFEAIDKRLPEGVRLAGVTVHETPTCSSEHCREDHR; this comes from the coding sequence GTGCGCATCAGCCGGGAATTCCGCTTCGACGCGGCGCATCGCATCCTGGGCCACGCCGGCCGCTGCGCCTGGCTCCTCGGGCATGGCTACCGGCTCGGCGTGACCGTGGAGGCGACCCGCCTCAGCGCGCGGGACATGGTCATGGACTTCGCCGACCTCAGTGCGGTGGTACGGGCGGCCGGGCTGGACCGTTGGGACCACTCCACGCTGCTGCGCCGTGACGACCCCCTCGTCGCCTCCCTCACCACCGTCCAGGCGGCCGCGCCCGAACGCCTCGTGCCGTTCACCGAGAACCCGACGGCGGAGGTGCTCGCGCGCGAGGCCTTCGAGGCGATCGACAAGCGGCTGCCGGAGGGCGTCCGGCTCGCCGGCGTCACCGTGCACGAGACGCCCACGTGCAGCAGCGAGCACTGCCGTGAGGACCACCGCTGA
- a CDS encoding thioredoxin domain-containing protein yields MANRLAGETSPYLLQHAHNPVDWYPWGEEAFARARGEDKPVLLSVGYSACHWCHVMERESFEDPEIARQMNENFVCVKVDREERPDVDQIYMQAVQSMTGHGGWPMTVFLTPEGVPFYGGTYFPPAPRHGLPSFPQLLQGIAEAWRTRRAEVLQSAQRVVSELGRAEQLRGATPLLTDEILYAAFQGISAQFDEALGGLGGAPKFPQPMIWEFVLRFGKRTGNPSARTMARTTLTRMARGGIYDQLGGGFHRYAVDAQWLVPHFEKMLYDNGQLASLYLHGWLAFGDPEYRRICEETLDYILREMTDPGGGFYSAQDADSEGEEGKFFVWTADEMRTVLGPEADAALRYWGVDRGPNFEGRNILWVPGEPEPERIGAARRQLFEARERRVHPGRDDKVLASWNGLACRAFAEAGRALGRPQYIAAAARNADFVLTAMRADGRLLRSWKGGQAKLKGYLEDYAMVAAALLDVYEATFERRWLEEARGLADDMLELFWDDRLEGFYDTGRDHERLVVRPRNLFDNAVPCGSSVAVETLLRLRVFTGQARYGSKALAALRPMADLMSRHPAGFGRFLCAHDFGLGPVVEVALIAPPGDGLAPLLAEVFGRYLPNRIVVAMTDGDVKAAAGIPLLEGRTAVDGRPTAFVCRDYACDLPATDPATLTRQLERA; encoded by the coding sequence GTGGCCAACCGCCTGGCCGGCGAAACGAGCCCATATCTTCTCCAGCACGCGCACAACCCCGTCGACTGGTATCCCTGGGGCGAGGAGGCCTTCGCCCGGGCGCGGGGCGAGGACAAGCCGGTCCTGCTCTCCGTCGGCTACTCGGCCTGTCACTGGTGTCACGTGATGGAGCGCGAGTCGTTCGAGGACCCCGAGATCGCCCGGCAGATGAACGAAAACTTCGTCTGCGTCAAGGTCGACCGCGAGGAGCGCCCCGACGTCGATCAGATCTACATGCAGGCCGTGCAGTCCATGACCGGGCACGGCGGCTGGCCCATGACCGTCTTCCTCACGCCCGAGGGCGTCCCCTTCTACGGCGGGACCTACTTCCCGCCGGCGCCGCGCCACGGGCTGCCGTCGTTCCCCCAACTACTCCAGGGGATCGCGGAGGCGTGGCGGACGCGCCGGGCGGAGGTGCTCCAGTCGGCCCAGCGGGTCGTGAGCGAGCTCGGTCGGGCCGAGCAGCTGCGCGGGGCCACCCCGCTCCTCACCGACGAGATCCTGTACGCCGCGTTCCAGGGGATCTCGGCCCAGTTCGACGAAGCGCTGGGCGGACTCGGCGGCGCGCCCAAGTTCCCCCAGCCGATGATCTGGGAGTTCGTGCTGCGCTTCGGCAAGCGCACCGGCAACCCCTCGGCCCGGACCATGGCGCGGACGACGCTGACGCGGATGGCGCGCGGCGGGATCTACGATCAGCTCGGTGGCGGCTTTCACCGCTACGCGGTGGACGCGCAGTGGCTGGTGCCGCACTTCGAGAAGATGCTCTACGACAACGGCCAGCTCGCTTCGCTCTACCTGCACGGCTGGCTTGCGTTCGGCGACCCCGAGTATCGGCGGATCTGCGAGGAGACGCTCGACTACATCCTCCGGGAGATGACGGATCCCGGCGGCGGCTTCTACTCGGCCCAGGACGCGGACTCCGAGGGCGAGGAGGGGAAGTTCTTCGTGTGGACCGCCGACGAGATGAGGACGGTCCTCGGCCCGGAGGCGGACGCCGCGCTCCGCTACTGGGGCGTCGACCGGGGCCCGAACTTCGAGGGCCGGAACATCCTCTGGGTGCCGGGCGAGCCCGAGCCGGAGCGCATCGGCGCGGCGCGCCGCCAGCTCTTCGAGGCGCGGGAGCGCCGCGTGCATCCGGGTCGCGACGACAAGGTCCTGGCCTCCTGGAACGGACTCGCCTGCCGGGCCTTCGCCGAGGCCGGCCGCGCGCTCGGTCGCCCCCAGTACATCGCCGCCGCGGCCCGCAACGCCGACTTCGTCCTGACCGCCATGCGCGCCGACGGCCGACTCCTGCGCTCCTGGAAGGGTGGGCAGGCCAAGCTCAAGGGCTACCTCGAGGACTACGCGATGGTGGCGGCGGCGCTCCTCGACGTGTACGAGGCGACCTTCGAGCGCCGCTGGCTGGAGGAGGCGCGGGGCCTCGCCGACGACATGCTGGAGCTGTTCTGGGACGATCGCCTGGAAGGGTTCTACGATACCGGCCGCGACCACGAGCGGCTGGTCGTCCGCCCGCGCAACCTCTTCGACAACGCCGTCCCCTGCGGCAGCTCCGTCGCCGTCGAGACCCTGCTGCGCCTGCGGGTCTTCACCGGCCAGGCGCGGTACGGCTCGAAGGCCCTGGCCGCGCTCCGGCCGATGGCCGACCTGATGTCGCGCCATCCGGCCGGCTTCGGGCGCTTCCTCTGCGCCCACGACTTCGGCCTGGGCCCCGTCGTCGAGGTCGCGCTGATCGCCCCACCCGGCGACGGCCTGGCGCCGCTGCTGGCCGAAGTCTTCGGCCGCTATCTGCCCAACCGCATAGTCGTCGCCATGACCGACGGCGACGTCAAGGCGGCCGCGGGGATCCCGCTGCTGGAGGGCAGAACCGCCGTCGATGGCAGGCCTACCGCCTTCGTCTGCCGCGACTACGCCTGTGATCTTCCCGCCACCGACCCCGCGACGCTGACGCGCCAGCTCGAGCGCGCCTAG